Proteins encoded by one window of Arabidopsis thaliana chromosome 2, partial sequence:
- a CDS encoding FAD-binding Berberine family protein (FAD-binding Berberine family protein; FUNCTIONS IN: electron carrier activity, oxidoreductase activity, FAD binding, catalytic activity; INVOLVED IN: response to jasmonic acid stimulus, response to wounding; LOCATED IN: endomembrane system; EXPRESSED IN: 22 plant structures; EXPRESSED DURING: 13 growth stages; CONTAINS InterPro DOMAIN/s: FAD-binding, type 2 (InterPro:IPR016166), Berberine/berberine-like (InterPro:IPR012951), FAD linked oxidase, N-terminal (InterPro:IPR006094); BEST Arabidopsis thaliana protein match is: FAD-binding Berberine family protein (TAIR:AT1G30720.1); Has 4560 Blast hits to 4463 proteins in 716 species: Archae - 40; Bacteria - 1976; Metazoa - 12; Fungi - 1639; Plants - 673; Viruses - 0; Other Eukaryotes - 220 (source: NCBI BLink).): MKFWSRPLTFLIIIIYLIIQQVNSSPPSLSIPEHFLRCLDTQPSDHGSPNSRTAVIPTNSSFSTNLMNGVRNLRFASVSTRKPEVIVAAVTETHIRATISCCKLLNLELRIRSGGHDYEGFSYTSPVPFVILDMYNFNKIDINMKDETVWIQSGASLGQLYYNIASKSKVHAFPAGVCPKVGAGGHFSGGGFGNLMRKYGLSIDHIIDAQIMDANGKVYRNRQAMGEDVFWAIRGGGGGSYGVILAWKIKLVRVPEKVTVFKLERTVREGAVDLVHKWQQVAPVIDRDLFIRLEIKPINRKISKGKTIKVSFIGMFLGLPERLLNITKQSFPELHLTKEDCMVKKWIESSVFWANYPEKAPIELLLKRVSTNEYYWKRTSDFVQAPISKQGLAKIFQTMIDHSPLPRRVWMQWNPWGGKMAEIASDATAFVHRGGNVFMIEHFMNWYRPGDELEEKFLAIARSFKEAMAPFVSKNPREAFFNYRDVDIGITTPGYNATYEGAKVYGDSYFKGNYLRLVKIKARFDRTNFFRSQQGIPVLA, encoded by the coding sequence ATGAAGTTTTGGTCACGACCATTAAcgtttcttataattattatctATCTCATAATTCAACAAGTCAACTCATCACCACCGTCATTATCTATACCGGAGCATTTTCTCCGATGCCTCGACACTCAACCATCCGACCACGGCAGTCCCAACTCAAGAACCGCCGTGATCCCAACAAACTCATCTTTCTCAACAAACCTAATGAACGGCGTCAGAAACCTCCGGTTCGCTTCTGTCTCCACAAGAAAACCAGAAGTTATCGTCGCCGCCGTCACCGAAACTCACATAAGAGCAACAATCTCTTGCTGCAAACTCCTAAACCTCGAGCTAAGAATCCGAAGCGGAGGCCACGACTACGAAGGCTTCTCCTACACTTCTCCGGTACCTTTCGTAATCTTAGACATGTACAACTTCAACAAAATCGATATCAACATGAAAGACGAAACCGTTTGGATCCAATCCGGAGCTTCACTAGGTCAGCTTTACTATAACATTGCAAGTAAAAGCAAAGTCCACGCTTTTCCCGCCGGAGTTTGTCCTAAAGTCGGCGCCGGAGGACATTTCAGCGGCGGAGGATTCGGTAACCTCATGAGAAAATACGGTTTATCCATTGATCATATAATCGACGCTCAAATCATGGACGCCAACGGTAAAGTGTACCGTAACCGTCAAGCTATGGGAGAAGACGTGTTTTGGGCTATTCGCGGCGGAGGCGGCGGAAGCTACGGAGTCATTCTTGCCTGGAAGATAAAACTCGTTAGGGTTCCGGAGAAAGTCACAGTTTTTAAACTAGAAAGAACGGTGAGAGAAGGAGCCGTTGATTTAGTTCATAAATGGCAACAAGTAGCTCCGGTTATCGACAGAGATTTGTTTATCCGGTTAGAGATTAAACCAATAAACCGGAAAATCTCAAAAGGTAAGACGATTAAAGTCTCCTTCATCGgaatgtttcttggtttacCTGAGAGACTTTTAAACATAACGAAACAGAGTTTCCCTGAGCTACATTTAACGAAAGAAGATTGTATGGTCAAGAAATGGATCGAATCTAGTGTTTTCTGGGCGAATTATCCAGAAAAAGCACCGATAGAGTTACTTCTCAAAAGAGTATCAACCAACGAATACTACTGGAAACGTACTTCAGATTTTGTTCAAGCACCAATCTCAAAACAGGGTCTTGCAAAGATTTTTCAAACAATGATTGATCATTCGCCACTTCCACGACGAGTTTGGATGCAATGGAATCCATGGGGAGGGAAAATGGCTGAGATAGCGTCTGATGCGACGGCGTTTGTGCATAGAGGTGGTAATGTTTTCATGATTGAGCATTTCATGAATTGGTATAGACCTGGAGATGAGCTTGAAGAGAAGTTCTTGGCGATTGCAAGAAGTTTTAAAGAAGCTATGGCTCCGTTTGTTTCCAAGAATCCGAGAGAAGCTTTCTTTAATTATAGAGATGTCGATATCGGAATTACTACGCCGGGGTATAATGCGACGTATGAAGGAGCTAAGGTTTATGGGGATAGTTATTTCAAAGGGAATTATTTGAGATTGGTTAAGATTAAAGCCCGGTTCGACCGGACTAATTTTTTCCGGTCTCAGCAAGGGATTCCGGTTCTTGCTTAG
- a CDS encoding basic helix-loop-helix (bHLH) DNA-binding superfamily protein (basic helix-loop-helix (bHLH) DNA-binding superfamily protein; FUNCTIONS IN: DNA binding, sequence-specific DNA binding transcription factor activity; INVOLVED IN: regulation of transcription; LOCATED IN: nucleus; CONTAINS InterPro DOMAIN/s: Helix-loop-helix DNA-binding domain (InterPro:IPR001092), Helix-loop-helix DNA-binding (InterPro:IPR011598); BEST Arabidopsis thaliana protein match is: basic helix-loop-helix (bHLH) DNA-binding superfamily protein (TAIR:AT1G30670.1); Has 35333 Blast hits to 34131 proteins in 2444 species: Archae - 798; Bacteria - 22429; Metazoa - 974; Fungi - 991; Plants - 531; Viruses - 0; Other Eukaryotes - 9610 (source: NCBI BLink).), producing MSMDCLSYFFNYDPPVQLQDCFIPEMDMIIPETDSFFFQSQPQLEFHQPLFQEEAPSQTHFDPFCDQFLSPQEIFLPNPKNEIFNETHDLDFFLPTPKRQRLVNSSYNCNTQNHFQSRNPNFFDPFGDTDFVPESCTFQEFRVPDFSLAFKVGRGDQDDSKKPTLSSQSIAARGRRRRIAEKTHELGKLIPGGNKLNTAEMFQAAAKYVKFLQSQVGILQLMQTTKKGSSNVQMETQYLLESQAIQEKLSTEEVCLVPCEMVQDLTTEETICRTPNISREINKLLSKHLAN from the exons ATGTCCATGGATTGCTTAAGCTACTTCTTTAACTACGATCCTCCTGTCCAGCTCCAGGATTGCTTTATTCCCGAGATGGATATGATTATCCCTGAAACCgatagtttcttcttccaatctCAACCGCAACTGGAGTTTCATCAGCCATtgtttcaagaagaagctccTTCACAGACCCACTTTGACCCTTTCTGCGACCAGTTTCTTTCTCCGCAAGAAATCTTTCTCCCTAACCCTAAAAACGAAATCTTCAACGAAACACACGACCTCGATTTCTTTCTCCCCACGCCAAAACGCCAGAGACTTGTTAACTCCAGCTACAATTGTAACACTCAAAACCATTTCCAGAGCCGTAACCCGAATTTCTTCGACCCTTTCGGCGACACTGATTTCGTTCCAGAATCTTGTACCTTCCAGGAGTTTCGAGttccggatttctctttagcTTTCAAGGTAGGCCGGGGAGATCAAGATGACTCAAAGAAACCGACGCTTTCATCTCAGAGCATCGCGGCTAGagggaggagaagaagaattgcaGAGAAGACTCACGAGCTCGGAAAACTCATCCCCGGTGGCAATAAACTTAACACCGCCGAGATGTTCCAAGCCGCCGCTAAGTATGTCAAGTTTTTGCAGAGTCAAGTTGGGATTCTCCAACTGATGCAGACCACAAAGAAG GGTAGCTCTAATGTGCAAATGGAAACTCAGTATTTGCTTGAATCGCAAGCAATCCAGGAGAAGTTATCAACAGAGGAAGTGTGTTTGGTACCGTGTGAAATGGTTCAAGATCTAACAACTGAAGAAACCATTTGCAGAACCCCGAATATTTCTCGAGAAATCAACAAGTTACTGTCTAAACATCTGGCTAACTAG
- the RALFL20 gene encoding RALF-like 20 (RALF-like 20 (RALFL20); CONTAINS InterPro DOMAIN/s: Rapid ALkalinization Factor (InterPro:IPR008801); BEST Arabidopsis thaliana protein match is: Rapid alkalinization factor (RALF) family protein (TAIR:AT2G32885.1); Has 39 Blast hits to 39 proteins in 8 species: Archae - 0; Bacteria - 0; Metazoa - 0; Fungi - 0; Plants - 39; Viruses - 0; Other Eukaryotes - 0 (source: NCBI BLink).): MVLSKKTIMQSFALMIILSIVMSTTEAKTIGNPAMREDEPKGCPPGSPASCKMQPANPYKPGCEASQRCRGT, translated from the coding sequence atggttcTATCCAAGAAAACAATTATGCAATCATTCGCTCTTATGATTATTCTATCTATCGTCATGAGCACAACAGAAGCAAAAACCATAGGCAATCCAGCTATGCGAGAAGATGAACCTAAAGGTTGTCCTCCTGGATCCCCAGCAAGTTGTAAAATGCAACCGGCTAATCCATATAAACCAGGTTGTGAAGCTAGTCAAAGATGTCGTGGTACTTGa
- the WRKY35 gene encoding WRKY DNA-binding protein 35 (WRKY DNA-binding protein 35 (WRKY35); CONTAINS InterPro DOMAIN/s: DNA-binding WRKY (InterPro:IPR003657), Transcription factor, WRKY group Iie (InterPro:IPR017412); BEST Arabidopsis thaliana protein match is: WRKY DNA-binding protein 14 (TAIR:AT1G30650.1); Has 5047 Blast hits to 3028 proteins in 237 species: Archae - 0; Bacteria - 12; Metazoa - 64; Fungi - 63; Plants - 3289; Viruses - 0; Other Eukaryotes - 1619 (source: NCBI BLink).), whose amino-acid sequence MDNFQGDLTDVVRGIGSGHVSPSPGPPEGPSPSSMSPPPTSDLHVEFPSAATSASCLANPFGDPFVSMKDPLIHLPASYISGAGDNKSNKSFAIFPKIFEDDHIKSQCSVFPRIKISQSNNIHDASTCNSPAITVSSAAVAASPWGMINVNTTNSPRNCLLVDNNNNTSSCSQVQISSSPRNLGIKRRKSQAKKVVCIPAPAAMNSRSSGEVVPSDLWAWRKYGQKPIKGSPYPRGYYRCSSSKGCSARKQVERSRTDPNMLVITYTSEHNHPWPTQRNALAGSTRSSSSSSLNPSSKSSTAAATTSPSSRVFQNNSSKDEPNNSNLPSSSTHPPFDAAAIKEENVEERQEKMEFDYNDVENTYRPELLQEFQHQPEDFFADLDELEGDSLTMLLSHSSGGGNMENKTTIPDVFSDFFDDDESSRSL is encoded by the exons ATGGACAACTTCCAAGGAGATCTAACAGACGTCGTACGAGGAATAGGATCAGGCCACGTGTCACCATCTCCTGGACCACCGGAAGGTCCATCTCCGAGCAGCATGTCTCCGCCGCCAACATCAGATCTCCACGTGGAATTCCCCTCCGCCGCTACTTCTGCCAGCTGTCTCGCAAATCCCTTCGGAGACCCGTTCGTAAGCATGAAGGATCCTCTCATCCACCTCCCGGCCAGCTACATCTCCGGCGCCGGTGATAATAAAAGCAACAAAAGTTTTGCAATCTTTCCAAAGATTTTTGAGGATGATCATATTAAGAGTCAATGCAGTGTCTTCCCAAGAATTAAGATCTCGCAAAGTAACAATATCCACGATGCCTCCACGTGTAATTCTCCGGCCATAACCGTCTCCTCTGCCGCCGTAGCAGCTTCGCCGTGGGGCATGATCAACGTTAATACCACTAACAGTCCAAGAAACTGTTTACTTGTCgataataataacaacacGTCATCATGCTCACAGGTTCAGATCTCTTCTTCCCCTCGGAATCTCGGAATTAAGAGAAG GAAGAGCCAGGCAAAGAAAGTGGTGTGCATACCGGCTCCAGCCGCTATGAACAGCCGGTCCAGTGGAGAAGTTGTTCCGTCTGATCTATGGGCTTGGCGAAAGTACGGTCAAAAACCTATCAAAGGTTCTCCTTATCCAAG GGGTTACTACAGATGTAGCAGCTCAAAAGGTTGTTCAGCTAGGAAACAAGTCGAACGTAGCCGCACTGATCCAAACATGTTAGTCATTACTTACACCTCTGAGCATAACCACCCATGGCCTACTCAACGCAACGCTCTCGCAGGTTCCACTcgttcctcttcctcctcctctttaAACCCTTCTTCCAAATCCTCAACCGCAGCCGCCACTACTTCTCCCTCATCCAGagttttccaaaacaacaGCAGCAAAGACGAACCCAATAACTCCAACTTGCCTTCCTCTTCCACTCATCCTCCTTTTGACGCCGCCGCAATTAAGGAGGAGAACGTGGAAGAGCGTCAGGAAAAGATGGAGTTCGATTATAATGACGTTGAAAATACCTATAGACCGGAGTTGTTGCAAGAGTTTCAACATCAGCCGGAGGATTTCTTTGCCGATCTCGACGAGCTTGAGGGAGATTCTTTGACTATGTTGCTCTCTCACAGTAGCGGCGGAGGCAACATGGAAAACAAAACGACGATTCCAGACGTTTTTAGTGATTTCTTTGACGACGACGAGTCCTCAAGGTCGTTATAA
- the WRKY35 gene encoding WRKY DNA-binding protein 35, protein MCSVFEFQDMDNFQGDLTDVVRGIGSGHVSPSPGPPEGPSPSSMSPPPTSDLHVEFPSAATSASCLANPFGDPFVSMKDPLIHLPASYISGAGDNKSNKSFAIFPKIFEDDHIKSQCSVFPRIKISQSNNIHDASTCNSPAITVSSAAVAASPWGMINVNTTNSPRNCLLVDNNNNTSSCSQVQISSSPRNLGIKRRKSQAKKVVCIPAPAAMNSRSSGEVVPSDLWAWRKYGQKPIKGSPYPRGYYRCSSSKGCSARKQVERSRTDPNMLVITYTSEHNHPWPTQRNALAGSTRSSSSSSLNPSSKSSTAAATTSPSSRVFQNNSSKDEPNNSNLPSSSTHPPFDAAAIKEENVEERQEKMEFDYNDVENTYRPELLQEFQHQPEDFFADLDELEGDSLTMLLSHSSGGGNMENKTTIPDVFSDFFDDDESSRSL, encoded by the exons atgtgCAGCGTCTTTGAGTTTCAAGACATGGACAACTTCCAAGGAGATCTAACAGACGTCGTACGAGGAATAGGATCAGGCCACGTGTCACCATCTCCTGGACCACCGGAAGGTCCATCTCCGAGCAGCATGTCTCCGCCGCCAACATCAGATCTCCACGTGGAATTCCCCTCCGCCGCTACTTCTGCCAGCTGTCTCGCAAATCCCTTCGGAGACCCGTTCGTAAGCATGAAGGATCCTCTCATCCACCTCCCGGCCAGCTACATCTCCGGCGCCGGTGATAATAAAAGCAACAAAAGTTTTGCAATCTTTCCAAAGATTTTTGAGGATGATCATATTAAGAGTCAATGCAGTGTCTTCCCAAGAATTAAGATCTCGCAAAGTAACAATATCCACGATGCCTCCACGTGTAATTCTCCGGCCATAACCGTCTCCTCTGCCGCCGTAGCAGCTTCGCCGTGGGGCATGATCAACGTTAATACCACTAACAGTCCAAGAAACTGTTTACTTGTCgataataataacaacacGTCATCATGCTCACAGGTTCAGATCTCTTCTTCCCCTCGGAATCTCGGAATTAAGAGAAG GAAGAGCCAGGCAAAGAAAGTGGTGTGCATACCGGCTCCAGCCGCTATGAACAGCCGGTCCAGTGGAGAAGTTGTTCCGTCTGATCTATGGGCTTGGCGAAAGTACGGTCAAAAACCTATCAAAGGTTCTCCTTATCCAAG GGGTTACTACAGATGTAGCAGCTCAAAAGGTTGTTCAGCTAGGAAACAAGTCGAACGTAGCCGCACTGATCCAAACATGTTAGTCATTACTTACACCTCTGAGCATAACCACCCATGGCCTACTCAACGCAACGCTCTCGCAGGTTCCACTcgttcctcttcctcctcctctttaAACCCTTCTTCCAAATCCTCAACCGCAGCCGCCACTACTTCTCCCTCATCCAGagttttccaaaacaacaGCAGCAAAGACGAACCCAATAACTCCAACTTGCCTTCCTCTTCCACTCATCCTCCTTTTGACGCCGCCGCAATTAAGGAGGAGAACGTGGAAGAGCGTCAGGAAAAGATGGAGTTCGATTATAATGACGTTGAAAATACCTATAGACCGGAGTTGTTGCAAGAGTTTCAACATCAGCCGGAGGATTTCTTTGCCGATCTCGACGAGCTTGAGGGAGATTCTTTGACTATGTTGCTCTCTCACAGTAGCGGCGGAGGCAACATGGAAAACAAAACGACGATTCCAGACGTTTTTAGTGATTTCTTTGACGACGACGAGTCCTCAAGGTCGTTATAA